DNA sequence from the Euwallacea fornicatus isolate EFF26 chromosome 15, ASM4011564v1, whole genome shotgun sequence genome:
GTGGGCGTGTCCGGCACCGGGCTGGGGCTCTCCTCTCTGGACATCAAGGGCGATGTGGCAACGTTGACGGTCAGACTCTCCGGAGTCTGGTTGCGAAATTCGTCGATCTGGATGAGGACGATCTTGGGGGCGTCGTCCGTGGTATTGCTCTCGGCAACACTGGATAGATCACAGTCGTCTTGGATTAAAATGAAACAGTCGCCGACCGGCATCTGGAACAAGGAAGTGAGCATTAGATTTATTGGACGGGCGAAATCCGATGGAAGTTCGAAATCCAGCGGCCTCGTTCCTACAGAATTGtcgaaatttcgcaaaaatgGAGAAGTGTCCGGAATCCCAGTGGGAATTTCTGCAGGAGGTCCCTCCGATCGGCAGCGGCGTTTCTGCGGGTACCGAACGCATTTTTTTTGGGAGTGCAGGCAAGATCTCCTCGGAGTTTGTCGCTACTGACAGGTGTTTGAACGAATTGCGACATCGAGAATAGTTCCTCTCGAGAGAGAGACAACTGCGGAAAGTCCGTGACGAATCATGGAGAAATTCAATGGCCGTCTCGGATCGCGCACGTGCAGTGACAAAAATCCAGTTGCTCCTCCGGGCGATTTTGAATAACTCTCGGAAATTTCGGAGACAGAGACCTTTCCAAACGTCCTCGACGCGTCATTTCAACTCATGGAAGAAGGCGACGTCTGCTTTCCGGTTCCCGGGATATTTCTCGAGACTTAAAAGATCAAACTTACCCGGCCGGCGTTTGGCAAATCTCACAGGGGCGCATGGCTGACTCGTTCCATTGCGCCGGCCTCCTCGCTGGTGACGGTGTGCGTCGATCCCATCTGATGTGGATGCATGTGGTGATGGTGGTGATGGTGAGTGTGGTGGTGAGGCGATGGCGAGGGGACGTGTGAGGGCGGCGTTGAAGCGGCCGAAGCGTTGTTCGCCGCGGACGAGGAGCTCGAAGTGGAAAGTTTCGATTCCTTCTTCATGCGTTGCTTGAGGTGAACCTGGAAGCGAAGATAAGAGATCTTCAATAAGCATGCGGCGTAATAAGATTCAAGAAATTGAAGTTAATCGCGCTTGTTTTCCTCCTATCTATCGTCTTGAATTAATTACCGAGAAGCGGTAGACGGGTATGTCGTGGTGTGGTTTGCATGAAACACtagcaattagtatgtgtcaatATATTCAAGATAATGAAGCTCTATTAGtcttaataaatatgtattaaaaacagtttaattAATGGCTTCATGTGGCAGATTTAATCTCGATTTGCGCTCGTCTCGAATTTTTTGCCATCAACGTATATGCATCAATAATAACAGTGATGGGAAAAAGAGTCGTTTACAAGGCAGCTTCCGcgtaaaaataaactaatgtTCATTACAATGGCCCCGTTGTCCGAGTGTGcggtaaaaaattaacagcTTTAATAACTCACGTAATTTAAAAGCCTAAAGgctttagaaaaaattaacacgtCGCTCGGTAATAGATGCCACTAAATCTCTTAACCTTATTATTGTTCTAGACGACAACCTCATTTTTCATATATCAGTACCGGACAGCCGGCAATTTAAACTATCCTTGAGCAAAAATAGGTGTAGTCGTTGCTACTACCGCCTTGCTGCATATATCTGCATGTTATAAATTGCTGGTAAATGACACGAACCGAGCCAATTTctaattccaaatttgacaaacTCCAAAATCGCGCAACGGagactttttaacaaaatttatctccatgagtttcaaatttggcacCAAAACTTGTCCGGTACCTTCCAATCTAAATTCCATTCTTCCATTTCTAACGGATTCTAACATATCATCAAACTGACAAGTTACCTTGGCGTGTCTCTTCTTCTCGTCGCTCCTAGCGAACTTCCGCCCACAAACGTCACAAGAAAACGGTTTTTCCCCGGTATGCGTCCTGATATGAGTGGTCAGATGGTCAGACCGGGAGAAGCTGCGCATGCAAATCCGGCACTGGAACGGCTTCTGTCCAGTATGGATTCGGATATGTCGGGTCAACTCGTCCGACCTCGAAAACCTTCGGTCGCAATTTTCAACTGGACACGCGTACGGTCGTTCGTGCACCGGAGTCTTGCTGGGCCTATTCGGGTACTTCCTAGGCTTGACCGGAACCAACTTCAAAGGGATCTGGCTTTGCTGATACACTTGAGAGAGGATTTCGTGTCCTTTTGAGGTGGAAGGGTTGTATTCGGCCAGTTGGACCGGTCCGTACGGGGAGGGTTGCTGGATGTCTGTTCCACAGGGTGAGGAAAATGGCTCCTGCTTGGGCACTAAAGAACTGGGACCAGGTACTATTGAGCCTTGCGGGGAGTACTCCTGGGTCTCCCACTGGTACTTCGCTGAGGGTGTCACTATAGCTCTACTGGAGTAGACCAGATCAGTTTGCTGCATGTCGAGTTGAAGAGTGGTGGTAGTAGTAGAGCAACTGGGGTAACTAGGGGGCTGTTTCAGGGCCAACCCTGAAGTGCAGTCCATGCTCAACATCAGCTGCTCGGTTCCCCTATCATCGTACTGAGCCGCCGGCGATGGGGTGGCACTAGAGTACTGCTGGGGGCTCTGACTCGTCTGGCTTCCAGTTCCTTGGAGGAACCCGAACATCGACGGATACATAGGCTTGTCCCCGCTGGATAACAGCCACTGCCCCACGGCCGATGGGCTATGACCCAGATTCCCCTGCGGGGCCATCCCTAAGGGACTCCCCTGACTTTGCATCTGAAGGCCGGGGCTTCCGGCGCTGCTGTAGACGCTCCGATGATGCTGCATCTTCCCcatgttgttattgttgttagaAGAGTGATGAGGATACATGGTGCTCAGTGAGCTCTGATTCGATAAAGCGCTGTCGTCTTTGGGACTCAGCGCGGAGTCTTGAGGCGTTACTCGTTCCGTTAAATGCGAACCGGTGGGGGAGTGATGGGGTGAGCTTTGCTGTTGCTGTTGTTGATTCGACTGTTCTATTGAAAGCTCCTCGGGGTCGAGAGCGCCTGCAACAGAAAATAAACGCTACTGCAAACGATGATAAGAGATGAGACATTTGAGAATGTGTTTTGATATGGGCGGCAGAGGCGCATAGTAAGTGCAACTAAATAGACATAACTTACAATCGTTTCCTTAATGAACCACCTTCTGTAGGCAATTTTCACACACAATAACCGTATGCAAAGGTTTGTATAAAATATGCATTAAAACACGAAATCAGCCGTAAAACTTTATTAgcaattaaactttttacggGTTCTATATAAAGTATGTCCAATAAATATAGGTCTTTTTAGTCAAAGATTTAATTGGGCGAGCAATTTTGCGCCTTGATGTCGCAGTAATTGATCCGTCATTCGTCTTCTTGACGTTAAGAACCGCGATGGTGAGGCACTAAATTATCAGTTAGATTTAATGCCCTTGGGAGAGGCTCTAAATTCGCTGATTGAGCGAAGATAAAGCGCGATCGTTGACCCCTAAATATTCTAGAAGGTGGTAAACGCAACGCCGGGTGATTTATGAGCAAATCCATTTGCCGGCCTTGAGGGTGTTGCAACGAAAGAAAATCCACCGATGGATTTAACACAATGAGCGCCATCGCGGACGCCCGTGTCTGTTTCACGTATGCCTCATAAGGCCACAATCATACATCTGTGGTGACAGCTCTTCTGCCTGCTCCGGCCCTGCATTTAACTTCAGTTAGAAGCGAACGCTCcagttaaaaatttcgatgGTTACACGGAAAGCTCGAACGCGTCGTTTTTCGTTGCACAAACTCGTATCTTCTCAGCCGAAAGTGTCCTCTTAAAGTGTCCGTCATGGACCGTTCAACCCGCCATTCATGCCGACAAAGCGTGTCTGCTCCGGTGTCCCGGTGAAAAATTCTACTATCGGTCTACCGCAGACATCGATATCTATCGGTCATTAGACGCGGTCTTTCGATAGAAATATCGATATTGGGCACCGAGTGAGGTAGTAAGTGAAAATGCCCCGTTTTAGCTGCTTTCGGCTCACCTATTCAGTAAGTCGGGTCCATCGGACCTGCGGCATAGGGATTCGCGCCCCACCACTGAATCGACTCACTTAAATCCTCACTTTGCTTCGAAATAAATCGGTTtaaatcgcttcaaaaccgAAATTAAATCCAGTTTTACTGACTTATTACCTATATTATTCGATACTCCGCGGCTATTATTCGGAAGTTTGTTACGATTTAAAGGATTTACAAGACAGTGCTGGTGGGTGGTGGCATAATCTAGCATTTTAAATGTAACAGCATACAGCATAAATTGGAATCTAGCCTCGGTTCTAACGTCGCTCTTCCCACTTTAACGCAAAGCAGAAAAACATAGATATTACCTGGGATTAAGTAATACCTGTGTTTAACGCACACGAGAGGGTAATCAGGTCATGCatagattaatttaaaatcgttCCTGATTCAATGCAATTTAGCATATcgatgaaaaaattcaagactTAACTCAAGAGCATTAACTTTCAAGTCCAAGTCGTaaattttcgcattttaatGGATTTAAAATGGTTTAGGTTTTCAGCAAATGGACATCAATccccttttttgaatttatgagAAATGAAAAGAGGATGTGATCAAGTTTgacatcaacatttttttatttatttataacgaGATGTATAAGGAACGGAAAAAGGAGATGACCATGGGTGAATTGATTTACGATAATCACTGATTTAATGTGGTTTAAGGtcggatttaatttatttaactagtgattttaaaagtattaaatatttactaattGAAATGAGCATTGATAGAAGTTGAAGACGTGAAAGATTATAAATTTGCACTTGATTACTGCAACTCGATTTAAAGTGACTTCAGCAGCACTTAAGCTCGGATTTAAGTTAGCCGACCAATTCGAAATTCGCTTGGATACTCATGTCCTAGTTCACGTGTGAGGGGAAGGCCTCGAAATTGGATCTTGGGTCAATATACCAGgggttatttataatttatggaTAATTACCTTCAGGTTTCGATTACTGTGCTTCCCCGGTCTTAAAATCAATATTcatttttgagaatattttaacacttcAAGGAGGAAGGGAGCGTGTGTAGAACACGGAACAAAACGGACGAGAATATCTGGCCATTAACGAGGGATTAAACCAGATTTTGACGCTAATTTCACGTTCATTGGAGCACCGAACGTTTCATACATCAAATCCGTCCATCGAGAAAGGAACTTGCGGACTTAATTGTCCAGATTTGCCTTCGCAAACGCCATTGGTCAATTCAAGTTAGTCAAAGATGCCTGCAGATCGTAAACGTTACCTTCGCTTAATCGCAAGATGGAACATGGATGAGGAGGATTCAAGGTCAATGACGTCTGTTAAACATCTAGATGAACGACAAAGAGGAACTAACAGTTGAAGACGCTCTGTCACGCTCAAGAGATAGAGTCGGACTCTGTACAAATAGCGAATGGAACACGTTTGTTTATGCAAAATCAAAGTGAAATTGAATAGTTTGATCTTGGTGTAACGACAAAGGGTCAACAAGCccgaagttgtgtgttggcgGCATCGTGGATCGATCTTCAATTATGTAGGTATTTCGGATGCCTCGAAATGTCCGCCCACGAAAACCCGAACAGATGTTGGCACTTGTTGCCATGATTTTTATAGAAGCGCACACTTATTGGTCGGAATCGGCTAAGAAGAAATTTCTATCTGTTATAAAATGATGTGGGGTGGTTCTGGTGTATTGATGGTACATCAAATGCGTATGTGAATGAATAGAAAGTATCGATTTGGGCGCTTTTCATGGCGTAGCCAGGGCTCCCATACATCGATTTTTGCATGCGCACCAGTTGCGACCTCTAGAGAAGTCTCGTGACAGAGGCCTTGAAGCCCTGGGCAGACGAAATCCTCGTGACGTCAGTCTATTTACTTCAGGGCAGCTTTAAGGGTATTTTTAGTCGAAGCTTTAGAGAAAAACAAGTTTAGATAAGttagaaaaacaaaagtaGCTCAAGAAAACTGGCAATGCTGGTCATTCGGTATTGATTCTCTTATGTCGTCGTTAAGGGTCCTAAGCCCGTGCATCCTAAATTTATAGATCCCGGTCTGTTAGAAAATCGTGaataaaaaacacatttctCAGAGGATTTCGGAGCTGATCAAAGACACGCATTTTCCTTATATGGGAATCCTTCTAGAGAGGAATGTGAGtttgaaacgccctgtagtAGTCTGATTAAACTCTCCCCACCAGCCTACATTGGCGGGCACCGCAATGATTTATTACCACCGTGTCATCTAGTCCTCTTCAACATACAGGGCGAGATTTTGCACGTTTCCTTGTAGCCTCACGTTGCTCGTCTAACATTTCCGCAGTTTCTAAGAATAACGGCTTTAACTCGCCAAAGGGcgaaaatgccaaaatttcaTGGAGCATTAAAACGGTTAGATGTAGTTAGAAGAGTCTCAATATCAGAAATAGCATGCTTGAAAATATCATCCAAATAGCACACAATAATGTGCAGAGGGTTAGAAAACGTCTAAGCACCACTGGCAGCTACCTGACGTAGTTATGGTCATTTCAGCGCCATTCAGTCTCACAAATGGTTAAAAATAGACCGACTTGTAGGATATCAAAGTGTGAAGGCATCAAAATGCAGTGTTCTCCGGCACTATTTCGAGAAGCCTTCACTATAATAAACGcataaatttgaacaaaatgctACAGGGTGGTTCAAAAATACTACCTATAGGTCGAGCCAAAAAGTGCCTTCTTAAATCAACTGTGATTTCACACCGGGAGGTGACCCCAGTATAATTGGGGTGATTATTGAGAAGATTTCACGTGAGTACAGTTAGGTGAtgaatgaattgaattttcattcattcatCACATCGGTTTACTATCAAACCTACGACAAAAGCATATCGTAGGGCCGCCCACATGGAATTTTGTTTGCTTTGTGCAGGAGCCAGAGCGTAGGCATCCCCATAACAATCGGTCTTAATGCAGGTCCGATACTTTCCGAAACTCTCgtataattttccatttttatcaTGGAGAAATTCCTGCAAACCTGCGACAGCCAGCGAGAACGAATATCGATTTTTGTTTCCAGTCAACAAGTCAGACCTTTTCCACGTTGCTCTTGACATTTATGGGGGCGATAGGGCGCCGCCATGCTCCTCATAGTAACGTTTTCATGAATGGATTTTGATGAATGAGTAGGCCCTATCGATTCCAGGATCATTCCTGCGACTTTTTCGGAATTGGGTCTACTAAAATCATGGGGGAACAGGTGCACACGGATTGCTCGGGTGAGTTTATAAATACTTCGCACTTAGTATCCAGGATCGAAAATACTACGTAACTTGTGCTGGTTAAAATTAGCAGCAGAGTCAGCAGGAACGCTGTTTTGTCTGGACTGGCATATGGTTTTAGGTTGCAATATATAAGATAAATTAAGACCTAACTGCGCCTAATTGACCGAGCAAATATACAAGGTAAAGTCATTCAATTACTGCGTCCAACTGAGCATGAAAGTCCTCGCTTGAATAATTTAGACTGACCTGTAATGGGGGGTGGTTCGATGACGGTGCCGGGACCAAAAAAGGAGGGCGCGTCCGCTGCTGTAGTGATGGGGGTGTTGAGGTCACCAGGGGGCCCCTCGACGCCGATGTCCCCTTCAGAGGCGCACACCGATGCCGGGGTGGGACTGCCCCCTGAACTGGCTCCAGATCCTCCCTTGTACAGGCAAGTGTCGAAACTCAGCACGTTAAAGTGGTGAGCCGCTGCCGCCGCTGTTTCGGTTAACAGAAACGCCGAGGAGACATGCGGATGGTGATGCTGGTGGCTGGACAACGTGTCCAAAGTGTCCATTATCATTTTGCCACTGGGTTTTGACTCTTCCGGCTCCACAATATAAACCCTTTGCAGTCACTTAACTATGGTTTTTCTCGATTTAAGCGCACTTGAAGTCACTGGTGATCGCGGCCGTACCACCGAGCCTTGGTTGCGCTACCGGTATCCATGGTTGATGCGAATCTTCTTGTGCAAGGTAATTTGAAAATCGCGCCTTAACGATGTAGGTACCGCGTTCGAAAATAGTACCTCCGGCCTGCGCTAAGATCTCAGTGCGACTACACGGCGACACGTCGCGCTCAACCACTTTTATGAATGAACCGGCTGTGCCATATTTGGCCAACCAATGGTTGCTCTCCTGTATCAGCGGCACCTCCCCTCTACCCCTTCCTTTCGTGACGCTGAATGACGTCACTGGGAGAGCGCTGGCGCCGCGAACAGGTTATACCGGGGCGCACGCTAAGTTCGTGCTCAAGGGGTATCCTGGCGCGTGCCGATATACTACAACGTTGCCGATACGCACCGAAAAGATTTAGCACCCTTAGAATGTTGAACCACACATTCTCTTTACAACACGAGCATTACATGGTGAACCTTTTGACCAACTGCGAGCTTTTGCAGAAGGTGATTGCAAACTtgtcagttttaaaaataacgcaaataaattttatttttatgagcaGCCAAAAGGTGTGCACTTTCTGTTCAATTTTTCTACCTGAACCGTTTTACCGGTCAAGACCCGAAAGTTGGCCTACGAGATCGGCAAACCATCATCCTCCGATCCCTGTGCCTGCGAAATAATACTGTAAAAAAGTCAGTGTCTTTGGTAATATGTTGACGTCactgttttatattttcaaataatttttatataaaattcaaatctaaaaaaaggaataaagtATGAGCTAAAATCGGCAAGAAGGAAATATTGTAGGTCGCGCAACCGAAAGTATGCTTTGCAGTGTTGTCCAAGTTTCCAGGCTTTACCTACGGCTTGTCCTGCAAAACACCACTTCCTGGTCTTGCGAGGTAGGAAAGTATTCaatgagtttttgaaaatttcatttgtcaACGCGATTAGACACGTTCGAGAATTTCGAATTAACTTCGAaccgaaaaaatataaattttaaagggcACTTTGGGCTCAACTTCACATGACACGACCAGCAGATTTAGATAATCTTGAAGTTTTTTGCATCATCAAATTTGAGTTTTGAAGGCACAACCTGAACAGAAATGTTCGCATATTTTGAGGCAATTTATCGATCTATTTGACCGTGAAATAACGTCGGTGCATAAGTGACGTAAGCTACAATATTAGCGAACTCTCTTTGAccgccatttttttaaaaggtcTCAACTTCGGCGAAAAGCATTCTGTATAAATTCCTCACATTTTCGGACAGAATTCGAAAGTGCAGTGAAATCTATACCGCcccattaaagaaaaaagtccttTACATctcagaaaacaataaatgtgGCAACAACGAGGAACTTTTCGATATGACTTAATTTCGTGCCCGAGAGTACAAAATCAAATGAAATGCAGGTAAAAGATTCACCAGACTTTGTCATACCCCCACTAAAGGGCAAAAGTAAAGCGCGTATGTATAAGGGATGCTTAATTTCTCAACTTCATCTCATTCTCACTATTTCCCCCCCATTTCCCTATTCGGTCAGAATTCACCACATCAACTATAGAGACATTCTTAAAATGTTTGTCGCATCTGGTGCTATAAGGCACGCCGTGGTGTTATTGAATTTTGGGCGACACCTGCGAAACAAATTGCCGAATTAAGGGTTGCAATGCGGGATTTTTCGCAAAGTTTCTCTGGAAATGGATTTGTCGGGGGGTAAATAACGGGGTGGTGGACACAGAAAGGGCGCAAAGGGTGATTTTGCCCGGTTTAAGGGGCTCACACGGAAAGTTCAATGACTCAAACGCGACCGTAAGTGACAAACCCAAACGCGGTGAAGATGCCGAAGAAATTTATTGTCATTAGATGGCTTTTGGGTTTCTATTATTCTTCGGCTGTTATAGAGAGTGCTACAAATTCGTCTATGTTATCAGATTCCTGTGGCATAGAAATGGTATAAAATTGTATTGTCTCAAGGTGTCAAAACGTAAAATTGTATGCGGCAACATATTAAAAACGGTTGAAGATGAATGTTCTCTTAAACGATGATTTTGAGTGTCCCTGtttattttaactattttttttttaaatttagtaactAAAAATTTGTGAGCTTAGAAGTATCACACTTCGTTGAGCCACCCTGTCAGGTTTGCAACGTGCCTTtaattttgtaagaattcTCAACGTTTAAGAGCATTTCCCCAAAAAAGCCACCCGCCCTTGCCAGACACCCCaatatttaagattttctACGGCTAATTCAGGCTAAAATCAGCTCTACAGGTTCATGGTAATTTCACGGACTTACGCTTTGTCAATGCTAAAATCCCTGTTTTAAgccaatatttcaaaatacgcCTGCAAAAACTCTTCCACCCCAAGCAGTACAATCGCTCAGCTCAACCGCATGTTTTTGCGTAATAACTATTACGAGAATGCTCGCGCTGGGCGACTGTTTCCAGGAAGACTCCGACTTACCTCATACCGAGTGACAGCACCGGGCgcttattttttgtttttacatcCAGGAGGACTTTGAATTActtttcaattagaaatttgTGCGCACAGCGGTCGGTATTACAAATTTCGATAAGCAAACCAGCTTTGGCAGGTAAtttcgagatctttaaaatgaaaatttgtgcCGTTTGTCGTAGCTTAAATCGAAAATACGAAGTGCTGAtgcaatttagaaattttcaccACACACGGAGCATAAGAACCCGCGGGCCGTTCTTAGCTATTCCACC
Encoded proteins:
- the LOC136343582 gene encoding early growth response protein 1-A-like isoform X1 gives rise to the protein MLTLAMRPSQHSDVTRVPSSGLSTNNNNGDEFVDILQVQQILLDSNRRDPGGLHPAPSQVPPRLVMDATTSSYYYSTPTYHQTPPGSAGASMDELVAMWFSGGPSASSALDPEELSIEQSNQQQQQQSSPHHSPTGSHLTERVTPQDSALSPKDDSALSNQSSLSTMYPHHSSNNNNNMGKMQHHRSVYSSAGSPGLQMQSQGSPLGMAPQGNLGHSPSAVGQWLLSSGDKPMYPSMFGFLQGTGSQTSQSPQQYSSATPSPAAQYDDRGTEQLMLSMDCTSGLALKQPPSYPSCSTTTTTLQLDMQQTDLVYSSRAIVTPSAKYQWETQEYSPQGSIVPGPSSLVPKQEPFSSPCGTDIQQPSPYGPVQLAEYNPSTSKGHEILSQVYQQSQIPLKLVPVKPRKYPNRPSKTPVHERPYACPVENCDRRFSRSDELTRHIRIHTGQKPFQCRICMRSFSRSDHLTTHIRTHTGEKPFSCDVCGRKFARSDEKKRHAKVHLKQRMKKESKLSTSSSSSAANNASAASTPPSHVPSPSPHHHTHHHHHHHMHPHQMGSTHTVTSEEAGAMERVSHAPL
- the LOC136343582 gene encoding early growth response protein 1-A-like isoform X2, with the translated sequence MIMDTLDTLSSHQHHHPHVSSAFLLTETAAAAAHHFNVLSFDTCLYKGGSGASSGGSPTPASVCASEGDIGVEGPPGDLNTPITTAADAPSFFGPGTVIEPPPITGALDPEELSIEQSNQQQQQQSSPHHSPTGSHLTERVTPQDSALSPKDDSALSNQSSLSTMYPHHSSNNNNNMGKMQHHRSVYSSAGSPGLQMQSQGSPLGMAPQGNLGHSPSAVGQWLLSSGDKPMYPSMFGFLQGTGSQTSQSPQQYSSATPSPAAQYDDRGTEQLMLSMDCTSGLALKQPPSYPSCSTTTTTLQLDMQQTDLVYSSRAIVTPSAKYQWETQEYSPQGSIVPGPSSLVPKQEPFSSPCGTDIQQPSPYGPVQLAEYNPSTSKGHEILSQVYQQSQIPLKLVPVKPRKYPNRPSKTPVHERPYACPVENCDRRFSRSDELTRHIRIHTGQKPFQCRICMRSFSRSDHLTTHIRTHTGEKPFSCDVCGRKFARSDEKKRHAKVHLKQRMKKESKLSTSSSSSAANNASAASTPPSHVPSPSPHHHTHHHHHHHMHPHQMGSTHTVTSEEAGAMERVSHAPL